In Listeria monocytogenes, the following proteins share a genomic window:
- the pabB gene encoding aminodeoxychorismate synthase component I has product MSLLRFDFEGDTKIFENPLYELVAHDLAEVLPIMKAAEEAQKSGKYVAGFVSYEAAPAFRSNLKTHKPDARMPLVWFGVYDGFTDTTTKCPDSAPLSFKMDTNFPKYAEKIDQIKAEIAAGNTYQINYTVRLKSDVPNNFSSQATYKTLQQIGKANYTALLSTNDFEIISASPELFFKWKENLLTTRPMKGTIRRGITEQADLEAHDWLKNDPKNRAENVMIVDLLRNDLGMIAVPGSVKVPKLMTLEPYPTVWQMTSTVTAETPPETDLTAVFKALFPCGSITGAPKARTMEIISALEDSPRGVYCGAIGFLEPNGNAIFSVPIRSIAIADNKATYGVGGGIVWDSDATSEFSEIHAKSAILEKATEFSLIESLRLENGELFRTEYHLKRLQTSADFFGVPFNREEIEKLWTETAQKNTTGTYKMRFLLHPDGATDLELTEIDAKNKRITAQLADNSVPSNDLFLYHKTTYREIYEDLKNPQTAETLLWNERGELTEFITGNIVLGINGCFYTPPVASGLLPGTMRAELLAKNKISEKTLVKKDLFEADFVWLINSVRGFVEVEIEQ; this is encoded by the coding sequence ATGAGCTTATTACGATTTGATTTTGAAGGCGACACAAAGATTTTTGAAAACCCACTGTATGAACTAGTTGCGCATGATTTAGCAGAAGTTCTTCCTATAATGAAAGCAGCCGAAGAAGCCCAAAAATCCGGAAAATATGTTGCTGGTTTTGTCAGTTATGAAGCCGCTCCTGCTTTTCGAAGTAATTTAAAAACACACAAGCCTGATGCGCGTATGCCGCTCGTCTGGTTTGGTGTATATGATGGCTTTACCGACACAACTACAAAATGCCCTGACTCCGCGCCTCTTTCATTTAAAATGGATACAAATTTCCCTAAATACGCCGAGAAAATCGACCAAATCAAAGCTGAAATCGCTGCTGGAAACACCTACCAAATTAACTACACAGTGCGACTTAAAAGTGATGTACCAAACAACTTTTCTTCTCAAGCGACTTATAAAACGTTACAGCAAATTGGGAAGGCGAATTATACTGCACTACTTTCAACAAATGATTTTGAAATTATCTCCGCCTCACCCGAACTCTTTTTTAAATGGAAGGAAAACCTTCTAACGACACGCCCGATGAAAGGCACTATTCGCCGCGGAATAACGGAGCAAGCGGACTTAGAAGCACATGATTGGCTAAAAAATGATCCTAAAAACCGTGCGGAAAATGTGATGATTGTCGATTTACTTCGAAATGACCTTGGGATGATTGCTGTTCCCGGGAGTGTCAAGGTTCCTAAGTTAATGACGCTAGAACCTTACCCAACTGTTTGGCAAATGACTTCAACCGTAACAGCAGAAACGCCTCCAGAAACTGATTTAACAGCTGTTTTTAAAGCACTCTTCCCATGCGGCTCAATAACTGGCGCGCCTAAAGCACGAACAATGGAAATTATTTCAGCGTTAGAAGATTCTCCTCGCGGTGTTTACTGCGGCGCGATTGGCTTTTTAGAGCCCAATGGAAATGCGATTTTTAGCGTTCCGATTCGAAGTATTGCTATCGCTGACAACAAGGCAACATATGGCGTTGGCGGCGGTATCGTCTGGGATTCTGATGCCACTAGCGAATTTTCCGAAATCCACGCAAAATCAGCTATCTTAGAAAAAGCAACGGAATTTTCTTTGATTGAATCTCTGCGCCTTGAAAACGGTGAACTTTTTCGAACCGAATATCATTTAAAACGACTTCAAACAAGCGCAGATTTTTTCGGAGTTCCTTTTAATAGGGAAGAAATAGAAAAACTTTGGACTGAAACTGCGCAAAAAAATACGACTGGCACATACAAAATGCGCTTTCTATTACATCCTGATGGTGCAACTGATTTAGAACTAACAGAAATTGATGCGAAAAACAAACGAATAACAGCGCAACTTGCCGATAATTCCGTACCTTCAAACGATTTATTTCTCTACCATAAAACGACTTATCGGGAGATCTATGAAGACTTAAAAAATCCTCAAACCGCTGAAACCCTGCTTTGGAATGAACGGGGCGAACTGACTGAATTCATTACCGGTAATATAGTTCTAGGTATAAATGGCTGTTTTTACACCCCTCCAGTTGCTTCAGGTCTTCTCCCAGGCACAATGAGAGCCGAACTGCTAGCTAAAAATAAGATTTCTGAAAAAACACTAGTAAAAAAAGACCTTTTTGAAGCAGACTTTGTGTGGTTAATTAATAGTGTAAGAGGATTTGTAGAAGTAGAAATCGAACAATAA
- the serS gene encoding serine--tRNA ligase — protein MLDVKLLRNNFDEVKQKLQNRGEDLGEFEKFGELDKRRRTLIVETEALKSQRNEVSQEIAKLKREKQDADAKIEEMRVVGDRIKTLDIELREIDEKLDMILMSIPNIPHESTPVGESEDDNVEIRKWGEVREFDFEPKAHWDLGTDLDILDFENAAKVTGSRFVFYKKLGARLERALINFMMDLHSNEHGYEEMLPPYMVNRASMTGTGQLPKFEEDAFLIEAEDYFLIPTAEVPVTNYHREDILKAEDLPRKYTAFSACFRSEAGSAGRDTRGLIRQHQFNKVELVQFVKPEDSYAALEKLTGNAEEVLRRLELPYRVLSMCTADLGFTAAKKYDLEVWIPSYNSYREISSCSNFESFQARRANIRFRREPGSKPEYVHTLNGSGLALGRTVAAILENYQDADGSVRIPKVLQGYMGGIEKIELPK, from the coding sequence ATGTTAGATGTTAAATTGTTACGTAATAATTTTGATGAAGTAAAGCAGAAATTACAAAATCGCGGGGAAGATCTGGGTGAATTTGAGAAATTTGGCGAGTTAGATAAACGCCGCCGTACGCTGATTGTGGAGACAGAAGCCCTGAAGAGTCAACGGAATGAAGTGTCTCAAGAAATCGCTAAATTAAAACGCGAAAAACAAGACGCGGATGCTAAGATTGAAGAAATGCGTGTCGTTGGAGACCGAATTAAAACATTAGATATCGAATTACGAGAAATCGATGAAAAATTAGATATGATTTTAATGTCGATTCCAAATATTCCACATGAGTCTACTCCAGTTGGCGAATCGGAAGACGATAACGTGGAAATCCGTAAGTGGGGCGAAGTTCGCGAATTTGATTTTGAACCAAAAGCTCACTGGGACTTAGGAACTGACCTTGATATTCTTGATTTTGAAAATGCTGCGAAAGTAACTGGTAGCCGTTTTGTCTTTTATAAAAAATTAGGTGCAAGACTGGAACGGGCGCTAATTAACTTCATGATGGACTTGCATTCGAATGAACATGGCTATGAAGAAATGTTGCCGCCATACATGGTGAACCGTGCGAGCATGACTGGAACTGGTCAATTGCCGAAATTTGAAGAAGATGCTTTCTTAATTGAAGCAGAAGATTATTTCCTTATTCCAACAGCGGAAGTACCAGTAACAAACTACCACCGCGAAGACATTTTAAAAGCAGAAGATTTACCAAGAAAATATACAGCATTTAGCGCATGTTTCCGTTCTGAAGCGGGATCTGCGGGTCGTGATACGCGTGGCTTAATTCGCCAACATCAATTTAACAAAGTGGAATTAGTTCAATTTGTTAAACCAGAGGATTCCTACGCGGCGCTTGAAAAATTAACTGGAAACGCAGAAGAAGTATTGCGCCGACTAGAATTACCATATCGCGTATTAAGCATGTGTACGGCTGATTTAGGCTTCACTGCTGCTAAAAAATATGATTTAGAAGTTTGGATTCCAAGCTATAATTCTTACCGTGAGATTTCTTCTTGCAGTAATTTTGAAAGCTTCCAAGCAAGACGCGCTAACATTCGTTTCCGTCGTGAACCAGGAAGCAAACCAGAATACGTGCATACACTTAATGGTTCTGGCTTAGCGCTTGGACGTACAGTGGCTGCCATTTTAGAAAATTACCAAGATGCAGATGGTTCTGTACGCATTCCGAAAGTACTACAAGGATACATGGGCGGCATTGAGAAAATAGAATTACCAAAATAA
- a CDS encoding ABC transporter ATP-binding protein — protein MKEFKQISRFFWHYLRGYKPQLFVILIAVVFATYLQVKAPQYIGNAVQELGDYVVNLMQTGVDDKSDFIHIIWMLILCYVLLAAATFIQSIIMTGVAGKSTNRMRIGLFRKMEKLSIRFFDSRNDGEMLSRFTSDLDNISNTLNQALIQVLSNVALMIGVIIMMFQQNVELALVTLISAPFAIIIATVIIRKARKFVDVQQDELGVLNGYIDEKISGQKIIITNGLEEETIDGFVKQNNIVKNATYKGQVYSGLLFPMMQGISLLNTAIVIFFGGWLALNGDLERTAALGLIVMFVQYSQQFYMPLTQISSQYSLLQLAITGARRVSEVFAEEEEVERENLQTIDGINKGVKLDHVDFAYDPAKPVLKDVSIDVSKGKMVALVGPTGSGKTTVMNLLNRFYNVDGGAILFDDIDIRDIRLDSLRKQVGIVLQDSVLFTGTIRDNIVFGKPEASDDEVINAAKQANIHDFIMNLEKGYETEISDENNIFSVGQKQLMSIARTIITNPSLLILDEATSNVDTVTESRIQKAMDNVISGRTSFVIAHRLKTILDADHIVVLHQGEVIEQGNHDELMKAEGFYSELYHNQFVIE, from the coding sequence ATGAAAGAGTTCAAACAAATTAGTCGCTTTTTCTGGCACTATCTGCGGGGTTATAAGCCTCAACTTTTTGTCATTTTAATTGCTGTAGTTTTTGCGACATACCTTCAAGTAAAAGCACCACAATATATTGGTAACGCCGTTCAAGAGCTTGGAGATTACGTTGTTAATTTAATGCAAACGGGTGTTGATGACAAGAGTGACTTCATCCATATCATTTGGATGCTGATTCTCTGCTACGTACTGCTCGCTGCTGCCACTTTTATCCAAAGTATCATTATGACAGGGGTAGCTGGTAAATCGACGAACAGAATGCGTATAGGGCTTTTCCGCAAGATGGAAAAACTATCAATCCGTTTCTTCGATAGCCGCAATGATGGCGAAATGCTTAGCCGCTTCACTAGTGACTTGGATAATATTTCCAACACACTAAACCAAGCATTGATTCAAGTACTATCCAACGTCGCGCTAATGATTGGTGTTATCATCATGATGTTCCAACAAAACGTGGAACTAGCCTTGGTTACTTTAATATCTGCTCCATTTGCAATTATTATTGCGACAGTGATTATTCGAAAAGCACGTAAATTCGTTGATGTTCAACAAGATGAACTAGGCGTACTTAACGGCTACATTGACGAAAAAATCTCTGGTCAAAAAATCATTATCACAAATGGTTTAGAAGAAGAAACAATTGACGGCTTTGTTAAACAAAACAATATCGTTAAAAACGCCACTTATAAAGGTCAAGTTTACTCCGGTTTACTTTTCCCAATGATGCAAGGTATTTCACTATTAAATACAGCTATCGTTATCTTCTTCGGTGGATGGTTAGCTCTAAACGGCGACCTTGAACGCACAGCCGCTCTTGGTTTAATCGTTATGTTCGTTCAATATTCACAACAATTCTATATGCCACTTACACAAATTTCGTCCCAGTACAGCTTGCTACAACTAGCAATCACTGGTGCGCGCCGTGTTAGTGAAGTATTTGCAGAGGAAGAAGAAGTAGAACGCGAAAACTTACAAACAATTGATGGTATTAATAAAGGTGTCAAACTAGATCACGTAGATTTTGCTTATGACCCTGCAAAACCAGTTCTAAAAGACGTTTCGATTGATGTAAGTAAAGGTAAAATGGTTGCTCTTGTCGGTCCAACTGGCTCTGGTAAAACAACTGTTATGAACCTTCTTAATCGCTTCTATAATGTCGATGGTGGCGCGATTCTCTTTGATGATATCGACATCCGCGACATTCGCCTTGATTCCCTTCGTAAACAAGTCGGTATCGTGCTACAAGATTCCGTACTATTTACAGGAACCATTCGTGATAACATTGTTTTCGGTAAGCCGGAAGCAAGCGACGACGAAGTAATCAACGCTGCAAAACAAGCTAACATCCACGACTTCATTATGAACCTAGAAAAAGGTTATGAAACAGAAATCAGTGACGAAAACAATATTTTCAGCGTTGGTCAAAAGCAGCTTATGAGTATTGCGAGAACTATTATTACGAACCCTTCTCTTCTAATTCTAGATGAAGCGACAAGTAATGTAGATACCGTAACCGAAAGCCGCATCCAAAAAGCTATGGACAACGTAATCTCCGGTAGAACTAGTTTCGTCATCGCCCATCGTTTAAAAACCATCCTCGATGCCGACCATATCGTCGTGCTACATCAAGGTGAAGTGATTGAACAAGGTAACCATGATGAGTTGATGAAGGCGGAAGGATTTTATTCTGAGCTTTATCATAATCAGTTTGTTATTGAGTAG
- a CDS encoding ABC transporter ATP-binding protein — MKVLFHHLKKYKLQATLSTLFVVVMVISQLWQPKLLQQVLDAIMKDNMDEISSIGALLIGIAAVGLIAGILNTILSAKVAQGVGADIRESSFRKIQTFSFSNIEKLSTGNLVVRQTNDITQVQNLVMLSLQSLTRIPIMFIGAFILAMFTLPELWWVIIVLVVLVVLIVVFTFGSMGKHFAIIQKLIDRVNSIAKENLAGMRVVKSFVQEDNEISRFTTVSDKLTRHTIIVGTLFSVMIPAFMLVSNLAIVVSIFFVGDMAAENPEVIGAIASFMNYLMQIMMAIIIGGMLMMMASRALISLKRITEVLETEPDITYNENAPEQDLEGTVEFRNVSFKYDGDDTPALNDISFKANVGEMVGIVGATGSGKSTLAQLIPRLYDPTEGEVIIGGTNLKDINKKTLRSTVSFVLQRAILFSGTIADNLRHGKKDATTEEMEHASKIAQAKEFIDKQAKLYDAPVSERGNNFSGGQKQRLSITRGVIGSPKVLILDDSTSALDAKSEKLVKEALNKELDDTTTFIIAQKISSVIQADKILVLDQGKLVGVGSHKELLKENAIYREIYDTQKGKEVTA; from the coding sequence ATGAAAGTATTGTTTCACCATCTAAAAAAATACAAGCTACAAGCGACACTATCTACATTGTTTGTAGTAGTCATGGTTATCTCACAACTATGGCAACCAAAGTTACTTCAGCAAGTCCTAGACGCCATCATGAAAGACAATATGGATGAAATCTCATCCATCGGCGCACTTTTAATCGGTATTGCCGCAGTCGGCCTTATCGCCGGGATTCTAAACACAATACTTTCAGCCAAAGTCGCTCAAGGCGTCGGCGCAGATATTCGTGAATCTAGTTTCCGTAAAATCCAAACATTTTCATTCAGCAACATCGAAAAACTTTCGACAGGTAATCTAGTTGTTCGACAAACAAACGACATTACCCAAGTACAAAACTTAGTGATGCTTTCACTACAGTCGCTAACAAGAATTCCGATTATGTTTATCGGCGCTTTTATTTTAGCGATGTTTACTTTACCTGAATTATGGTGGGTAATTATTGTACTCGTTGTTCTTGTTGTTCTGATTGTTGTATTCACATTCGGGTCTATGGGTAAGCACTTTGCCATTATCCAGAAGTTAATTGACCGAGTGAATTCTATCGCAAAAGAAAACCTAGCTGGCATGCGCGTAGTTAAATCTTTCGTGCAAGAAGACAATGAAATCAGTCGCTTTACAACTGTCAGTGACAAATTAACTCGCCACACAATCATCGTTGGGACACTTTTCTCCGTAATGATTCCTGCATTTATGCTCGTTTCTAACTTAGCAATTGTTGTTTCTATTTTCTTTGTAGGCGACATGGCTGCTGAAAACCCTGAAGTTATCGGGGCTATCGCATCATTCATGAACTACTTAATGCAAATTATGATGGCAATTATTATCGGTGGTATGCTGATGATGATGGCTTCTCGTGCGCTTATTTCCTTGAAACGTATTACCGAAGTTTTGGAAACAGAACCAGATATTACCTACAATGAAAACGCACCAGAACAAGACCTAGAAGGTACCGTTGAATTCCGTAATGTTAGTTTCAAATACGACGGTGACGATACGCCTGCTCTTAATGATATTTCATTCAAAGCAAACGTTGGCGAAATGGTTGGTATTGTTGGTGCAACAGGTTCTGGTAAATCTACCCTTGCCCAACTGATCCCTCGACTTTATGACCCAACGGAAGGTGAAGTTATTATCGGCGGAACGAACCTAAAAGATATCAACAAAAAAACACTTCGCAGCACTGTTTCCTTCGTGCTTCAACGCGCAATCCTATTCTCCGGAACCATTGCAGACAATTTACGTCATGGTAAAAAAGATGCAACTACCGAAGAAATGGAACACGCAAGTAAGATAGCACAAGCGAAAGAGTTTATCGACAAGCAAGCAAAACTATATGATGCACCTGTTTCCGAACGTGGAAACAACTTCTCTGGTGGACAAAAACAACGTCTTTCGATTACACGTGGCGTTATTGGTTCTCCGAAAGTCCTAATCCTCGATGACAGCACAAGTGCGCTTGATGCAAAATCCGAGAAATTAGTTAAAGAAGCACTGAATAAAGAACTAGACGACACAACGACTTTCATCATTGCACAAAAAATTTCTTCTGTTATTCAAGCAGATAAAATTCTCGTGCTCGATCAAGGTAAACTAGTTGGCGTTGGTTCCCATAAAGAACTACTGAAAGAAAATGCAATCTACCGTGAAATTTACGACACTCAAAAAGGCAAGGAGGTAACCGCATAA
- a CDS encoding TfoX/Sxy family protein — MANLSELPNIGKVLEQDLIKAGIKTPGELKDVGSKEAFLRIWENDSSVCLSELCALEGAVQGIRWHDLDEAKKSELKKFHQSL; from the coding sequence ATGGCGAACCTTAGCGAATTACCAAACATTGGCAAAGTACTGGAGCAGGACTTAATCAAAGCGGGAATAAAAACTCCCGGCGAGCTAAAAGATGTTGGAAGCAAAGAAGCCTTTTTACGCATTTGGGAAAATGATTCTAGCGTTTGTCTGAGTGAACTATGTGCACTTGAAGGAGCTGTGCAAGGTATCAGGTGGCACGATTTAGACGAAGCAAAGAAAAGTGAACTCAAAAAGTTTCATCAATCCTTATAG
- a CDS encoding pyridoxamine 5'-phosphate oxidase family protein, with protein sequence MKNELEDKILAILEQHQVGVLTSVQGDYPHARYMTFLHDGLTLYTPSGKELPKTEEVRRNPHVSVLIGYESPGSAFLEINGLASLEEDESIKERIWENISKEWFRGEDSPSFVVIKIVPEQIRILNSDDDGPDTLDLIG encoded by the coding sequence ATGAAAAATGAACTAGAAGATAAGATTCTTGCCATTTTGGAACAACATCAAGTGGGTGTATTAACATCCGTACAAGGAGACTATCCTCATGCTAGGTATATGACATTTCTTCATGATGGCTTAACGCTTTATACACCATCTGGCAAAGAATTACCGAAGACAGAAGAAGTTCGCAGAAACCCACACGTATCCGTTTTAATTGGTTACGAAAGCCCTGGTTCTGCATTTTTAGAAATTAATGGTTTGGCGTCTCTTGAAGAAGATGAATCAATCAAAGAACGTATTTGGGAAAATATTTCTAAAGAATGGTTCCGAGGCGAAGATTCACCATCCTTTGTCGTTATAAAAATTGTTCCGGAACAAATTAGAATACTGAATTCTGATGATGACGGTCCAGACACGCTCGATTTGATTGGTTAA
- a CDS encoding aminodeoxychorismate/anthranilate synthase component II gives MILIIDHNDSFTYNLYQYFLELQEEVQVVSATSFSLEAFQQIAPEMVVLSPGPGSPEDFPISLALLDKIQVPILGICLGHQMIGHFFGAKVVPANVPVHGKTSIISHNGEGLFAELAPKFQVTRYHSLVIDPATVPANLKVTALTEDGVIMGLAHVSKPIHSVQFHPEAILSENGHAILENFVRLGRNVK, from the coding sequence GTGATTTTAATCATCGACCATAATGATTCATTTACATATAATTTATACCAATATTTTTTAGAGCTCCAAGAAGAGGTGCAGGTTGTCTCTGCTACCAGTTTTTCACTTGAAGCCTTTCAACAAATCGCTCCCGAAATGGTAGTTTTATCACCAGGACCAGGTTCCCCGGAAGACTTCCCTATTAGTTTAGCTCTATTAGATAAAATTCAAGTTCCTATTCTCGGCATTTGCCTTGGACATCAAATGATAGGTCATTTTTTCGGGGCAAAAGTGGTGCCGGCAAACGTCCCGGTTCACGGAAAAACAAGTATCATTTCGCATAATGGGGAAGGTTTATTCGCAGAGCTTGCACCAAAGTTCCAAGTAACGCGCTACCATTCTTTAGTTATTGATCCTGCCACAGTTCCCGCTAATTTAAAAGTAACCGCACTGACAGAAGACGGCGTTATAATGGGACTAGCTCACGTATCAAAACCAATTCACAGCGTCCAATTCCACCCAGAAGCAATCCTATCTGAAAACGGACATGCAATACTTGAAAACTTTGTACGATTAGGGAGAAATGTTAAATGA